The stretch of DNA taaagttgactgctgcaTTGTTTCTGCACTGTACCGTGTACAGGGAGCAACTATACAATTGAGGCAGTTGACTTGTATTGTTTCGTCGAGAAACGATAGTTATTGGTTCCCTCTGTTGCTCCTCTGACTCTGAAGTGTCGAAAAATATTCCAAGCTGGAACCTTTCGATCTTAAGGTCTTGAGGATATGTAACtagttccttatctggttcttgacaataagtttgttagatcatcaaaacataaagcaAGGTAATTGTAACATAAAGCAAGGTACTTGGGAGTTGGTTCGGTTCACAATGGGTGAGGCGTTTGGGTTCAAAGGACACAAGGAAAAAGTAACTGACATACTGATGATGTGGCACTTGTTTTAACCGTTCAAAATTATGCATGAGAGAATAGAGAAACTACTAACCTGTTGTCAagagaaccaggttccctgactaATCTTGCATCTGTAAGCTTTGCCCTTTTTACCAGCGCGTACTGCatcaactgcctatttgctctgtaatcatcatgtgtgtctacctgtaacggtatagaagTGAGTTAGACTTTGTCAGAAAATACGTTTTAGCTCAATTTACCTAAATgtttctttcatagccaatcattgagGGACCAAGTTCTCCATTGGGTTTTATCAACCCCAGTGCCAAGCGATTTTTCTCAAAGTGTTCTCTGCTCAGGGctttggtgaaaatatctgcaattTGATCTTCAGTACTGCAGAACTTCATGCATATAAGCCTTTTTTTaacattgtctctgagaaaaTGATGGTACATCAATGTGCTTGGTCCTCTTATGTTGAACCGGATTTTTTGCCATATTGAGTGCACTTGTGTTATCATTTAAGAGAGGCACACAATTTGAGAGCACTCCAAAGTCTTCCAACAGCTGCTTGATCCACAGTAGTTGAGCACAGCAAGAGGCAGCTGCTACATATTCTGCTTCTGTAGTTGAGAGTGCCACTGAGTTCTGTTTCCGCATACCCCTTGAGATTAGGCAAGAACCTAGGAAATGTGCCATTCCAGACGTGCTTTTCCTGTCCACCAGATATCCTGCATAATCAGCGTCAGTATACCCAATAAGATCAAGGTTGTCAcctgagggatagtagagaaccaggtcatGCGTTCCCTTGAGATGTCTCAATATTCTCTTGGCAGCattcagatgagattcctttggattggattgaaatcttgcacaaagacCTATGCTGAAAATGATGTCTGGTCTGCTTGCAGTAAGATACAGGAGTGACCCTATGATCCCTCTATACATGGTCTGATTTACAGGGGAACTGGGTTCATCCATGTCTAGACGGGTAGCTGTGGCAATAGGGGTGTCAATGACTTTTGATGCTTCCATGTCAAACCTTTTTAGTAATTCCTTGATGTACTTCTGCTGACCTATCAATGTTCCCTTTAGAGATTGTTTCACTTGAAGTCCTAGGAAGAAAGTTAATTCTCCCATCATACTTATCTCGAACTCACTccccatgagttttgcaaattctTCACAAAGAGAGTCAGTTGTGGCTCCAAAGATgatatcatcaacgtatacctaAACAATGAGTAGGTTCCTCCCTCGTTTCTTCAGAAaaagagtgttgtcaattttcccTCTTGTAAATCCATTTTCTAGAAGGAAttttgacaacctttcataccaaacTCGGGGAGCCTGCTTTAGCCCATactagaaatgcacttttgacatccatttggaacagtgtgaactccatatgagatgcaaaggcaataagaATTATAGTggcttccattcgagcaactggagcaaaTATTTCATCATAATCGATCCATTCTTCCTGATTGTAACCTTGAACTACAAGCCTTGCCTTATTTCTTGTTGTAtatccaaactcatcaagtttgttcctGAATACCCACCTGGTGCCTATGATAGTTAGATCTGCAGGTCGAGGGACCAGGTGACATACcttatttctttcaaattgatgcaTCTCCTCTTGCATGGTTGTGATCCAGTCAGCATCTTTCAAAGCTTATTTGATGTTTTTAGTCTCTATTTGAGAGAGAAAGGCTGAAAAGGCAAGTGAGTTTCTTGCTTTTGATCTAGTTTGAACTCCTGAGTCAAAAGGGGTGATTATGTTATCAAGAGGATGTGAGCTTTTGTGCTTCCAATTTGGTACCTGAACCTCATTGGTAGAGGGCCCAAGTATGTCTGACTGAGATTCTTGGGCGCTTCTTACTTTAGCAAGTGGAGTACCTTAGACTGCATCAACAACTCTATTTTCAActtcagttgttgtgattgaGGAACTGGGTTCCTCTATGTCAGCTGGGGATCCATCTGTGCCATTGTCATTTGAATCCTTGACCTGACTCATCATGTCAATTTTTCCATTTTCCATGTAAATAATTTCACCTAAAACAGATAAAGGTTCTCCATCTTGGTCAACACATATGTCCTTGTCACAGGAGAggtgagattcatcaaagatcacatatATACTCTCTTCAACATattgagtccttttgttgtaTACTTTGTAAGCTTTGATTTGGGATGAGTATCCCAGAaggattccttcatcacttttggcatcgaATTTTCCAAGACCTTCCTTTCCATTGTCGAGGACAAAGCATTTACACCCAAAAGTCCTTAGATGTGTCAGTTTGGGCTTCCTTCCATTCAgcagttcatatggagtcttgttcagaagggacctgatcatgcacctgttaaCCAAGTAGCAAGCAGTAttgacagcttctgcccagaaattcttTGTGATCCCACTGTCAATCAACATTTgtccttgccatgtcttcaagagttctattcttcctctccacaacaccattttgttgaggtgttcttaTAGTTGAAACATTGTGAGTGATACCATTTTCAGTACATAACTCATCAAATTTGGCATTGTCGAACTCTGTCCCATGATCACACCTGATACAAGCTACATTATTACGCATCTTCACTTGAATCCTTTTAACGAAGGCAACAAATACTTCAAAGGTTTTATCCTTGGTTCTGAGAAACAGAGTCCAGGTGAATCTGGAGTAATCGTCAACTATAACGAAGATATATTTCTTTCCTCCCCTGCTTGCCACCCTTATgggtccacatagatccatgtGAAGAAGATCAAGCGTCCTTAAGGTACTGACTTCCTTTTTGGGATTGAACGAGGATCTAACTTGCTTGCCTTTTACACATACATCACACACTTTGTGGTCCTTGAAACTTGACTTGGGCAGACCACGAACCAAGTCCTTCCTGACCAATTTGTTCAGCAACGTGAAACTTGCATGACCCGTCCTCCTATGCCATAATTTAGCATCATCATCAATAACACTTAGACAGTTGAGATCACCATTCCGCAgagactcaaaatcagcaacatagatatttttgtatctttttgctACTAGCACCACCTCACCAGTCACTAGGTTTGTGACTGTACATATTTTTTATACAAATTCCACCTTGTTTCCCTTGTCACAGATCTGGGAAACACTTAGCAAGCAGTACTTCAACTCGTTCAAGTAGTACACATTTTCGATTGAGTGTGAGAGAGACTTcccaatccttccaactcccagaatgtatcctttCTTGCCATTTCtaaaggatacactccctccttgcagggctttAAGTGAAGGGAAATCATTTGTACTTTCagtcatatgctttgagcagccactatccatgtaccattgtaGGCTACTTCCTTTCATTGTTCCATGCACAAGAAAATCAGaagttagacttaggaacccaaacaagtttgggtcccttgtaatgaggaaaggGGTGAATGAGGGATCTTCTGGTCCAAGCAGGCATCATGCGCTTTTTatatgagggaccaggttctctacCAGTAGTTATTTTTTTA from Nicotiana tomentosiformis chromosome 11, ASM39032v3, whole genome shotgun sequence encodes:
- the LOC138901942 gene encoding uncharacterized mitochondrial protein AtMg00810-like, which gives rise to MQEEMHQFERNKVCHLVPRPADLTIIGTRWVFRNKLDEFGYTTRNKARLVVQGYNQEEWIDYDEIFAPVARMEATIILIAFASHMEFTLFQMDVKSAFLVWAKAGSPSLVYVDDIIFGATTDSLCEEFAKLMGSEFEISMMGELTFFLGLQVKQSLKGTLIGQQKYIKELLKRFDMEASKVIDTPIATATRLDMDEPSSPVNQTMYRGIIGSLLYLTASRPDIIFSIGLCARFQSNPKESHLNAAKRILRHLKGTHDLVLYYPSGDNLDLIGYTDADYAGYLVDRKSTSGMAHFLGSCLISRGMRKQNSVALSTTEAEYVAAASCCAQLLWIKQLLEDFGVLSNCVPLLNDNTSALNMAKNPVQHKRTKHIDVDTHDDYRANRQLMQYALVKRAKLTDARLVREPGSLDNSGTDREPDSLYSLVDPYILSGYVYHCRPYVR
- the LOC138901943 gene encoding uncharacterized protein, coding for MIRSLLNKTPYELLNGRKPKLTHLRTFGCKCFVLDNGKEGLGKFDAKSDEGILLGYSSQIKAYKVYNKRTQYVEESIYVIFDESHLSCDKDICVDQDGEPLSVLGEIIYMENGKIDMMSQVKDSNDNGTDGSPADIEEPSSSITTTEVENRVVDAV